From the Pomacea canaliculata isolate SZHN2017 linkage group LG4, ASM307304v1, whole genome shotgun sequence genome, one window contains:
- the LOC112561667 gene encoding zinc finger protein 239-like — translation MCAVTHWKAFEIKRMEFSEPHLDMSESDSLGLSLMLDPPADKNILGSEVDSTCQQAGDLCKEFSPSSSECPFANLPLFGECGLELSQDCGSDISETTDSTPEKNVVKQDHESDSHTKTSLKKKRKKMTERGKEKNQKKLKVAEKPFKCPVCNKSFSHNSNATTHLKRHGDKPFKCQECDKRFALSVNYEAHMRFHNGIKPYKCEQCGKSFSWSGGYHRHQRIHSGVKPYICTDCGKEFSDIGNYNNHRRIHTGERPHVCRECGKGFSRSDSLNRHMITHSHVKMFECTQCGQEFKHLESLNKHCKRVHDGLKPLKRDECLKPNHNSVSSTRRGRIKD, via the coding sequence ATGTGTGCAGTTACCCACTGGAAAGCATTTGAAATTAAAAGGATGGAATTTTCAGAGCCACATTTGGACATGTCAGAATCAGACAGTCTTGGCTTGAGTCTGATGCTAGATCCACCTgcagacaaaaatattcttGGATCAGAAGTGGACAGCACTTGTCAACAAGCAGGAGACTTGTGCAAAGAATTCTCTCCAAGCTCGTCAGAATGTCCATTTGCTAATTTGCCACTTTTTGGTGAATGTGGCCTTGAATTGTCCCAAGATTGTGGTTCAGATATATCAGAAACAACTGACAGTACACCGGAAAAGAATGTTGTTAAACAAGATCACGAAAGTGATAGTCATACAAAGACAtcactgaagaagaaaagaaagaaaatgactgaaagaggaaaggaaaaaaatcaaaagaagttAAAGGTGGCTGAGAAGCCATTCAAGTGTCCAGTCtgcaataaaagtttttctcaCAATTCAAATGCAACCACTCACCTCAAACGACATGGTGATAAGCCATTTAAATGTCAAGAATGTGATAAAAGATTTGCATTAAGTGTTAACTATGAGGCACACATGCGTTTTCACAATGGTATTAAGCCATACAAATGCGAGCAATGTGGAAAATCTTTCTCTTGGAGTGGTGGCTACCATCGTCATCAACGAATCCACTCTGGTGTCAAGCCTTACATTTGCACAGATTGCGGCAAGGAGTTCTCGGATATTGGAAACTACAACAATCATCGCCGGATACACACTGGAGAAAGGCCTCATGTATGCCGTGAGTGTGGAAAGGGATTTTCTCGCAGTGACTCCCTCAACCGTCACATGATCACGCATTCCCATGTTAAGATGTTTGAGTGCACTCAGTGTGGGCAGGAGTTTAAGCATCTAGAGAGTCTTAATAAGCACTGCAAGCGGGTGCATGATGGCTTAAAACCACTGAAACGTGATGAATGTCTGAAGCCAAATCACAACTCGGTGTCTAGCACTAGGAGAGGTCGAATTAAAGACTAA
- the LOC112561668 gene encoding thioredoxin-related transmembrane protein 2-like, with translation MAVLDSVKPFFRLHYATNLLLAALFFILKTTPIVCDALFQDCKLELREWEWLTFLGCIIVLKNRRQVNLASYLTTACTFGKALNFILFFKQSIALGIVYVCLCLLHFVFLPQPVYEGPEKIVYFRGPNLQEELERDKRITWLVSFYAAWSPQCLTFAPIFSELSAEYGLDNLKFGKMDVSRYQQVADKFGINTSTWSKQLPTVILFQEGKEKIRRPVSTKKTTLKFPFTKENVVRDFELNEVYGQCKKNPLPSRRKDKDMTEAKKEN, from the exons ATGGCCGTTTTAGACAGCGTGAAACCTTTCTTTCGATTACATTATGCTACAAATCTGCTGTTAGCAGcgctgtttttcattttaaaaacgaCTCCTATTGTCTGTGATGCTTTGTTTCAAGACTGTAAATTGGAGCTG AGAGAATGGGAATGGCTAACTTTTCTAGGATGCATCATTGTGCTGAAAAACCGAAGGCAAG tCAACCTAGCCAGCTACTTGACGACGGCATGTACATTTGGCAAGGCACTTAACTTCATTCTGTTCTTCAAACAAAGCATAGCTCTGGGTATTGTCTATGTTtgcctgtgtttgt TGCACTTTGTGTTTCTGCCACAACCAGTCTATGAAGGGCCagaaaaaattgtgtattttcGAGGCCCAAACTTACAG GAGGAGCTTGAAAGAGACAAACGAATCACATGGCTCGTCAGCTTCTATGCTGCATGGTCTCCACAGTGCTTGACGTTTGCACCCATTTTCTCGGAGCTCTCAGCCGA gtatGGACTAGATAACCTGAAGTTTGGTAAAATGGATGTCTCCAGATATCAACAGGTTGCAGACAA ATTTGGCATCAACACAAGTACTTGGTCTAAACAGCTTCCTACAGTTATCCTGTTCCAGGAAGGCAAAGAGAAAATACGAAGACCTGTCAGCACCAAGAAGACAACATTGAAGTTCCCTTTTACAAAG GAAAATGTTGTTCGAGACTTTGAGCTGAATGAAGTTTATGGACAGTGCAAGAAGAACCCCTTACCATCCCGTCGGAAAGATAAGGATATGACAGAagcgaagaaagaaaactga
- the LOC112561669 gene encoding multiple epidermal growth factor-like domains protein 6: MRLQSVTLLQLLILCFMIPSTTTAPMEECRTGLWGVDCQYQCGWCINDGGCFRKNGTCYDRMCEEDFMGEKCLQRCPIGRFGSGCTKTCPDGCFGGCSAAGCDYESCESGRMGKWCMERCPKNRFGPGCKYWCSSYCMAVNYTLNGSKRRCNPINGTCLYVAYRSCRTMGVMVLGREIQLSANKRCIDNGVRDSGPALIPPRFNGRIDQGRPLYQKNRWKACNRLFGGRSCERIIINQFDQEHDTRRMALFRDLYGAW; this comes from the exons ATGAGGCTGCAGAGCGTGACACTACTCCAGCTCTTAATTCTCTGCTTCATGATCCCGTCGACCACGACTGCTCCCATGGAAG AGTGCAGAACGGGTCTGTGGGGTGTGGACTGTCAGTACCAATGTGGTTGGTGTATCAACGACGGCGGCTGCTTTCGGAAAAACGGAACATGCTACGACAGGATGTGTGAAGAGGATTTTATGGGCGAGAAATGTCTTCAGA GGTGTCCGATAGGACGGTTCGGGAGCGGATGTACTAAGACATGTCCAGACGGCTGTTTCGGGGGCTGCAGTGCCGCCGGGTGCGACTACGAATCCTGCGAAAGCGGCAGGATGGGGAAGTGGTGCATGGAGA GGTGCCCGAAGAACCGCTTTGGTCCCGGGTGTAAATACTGGTGCTCCAGCTACTGTATGGCCGTCAACTACACCCTCAACGGGTCCAAACGGCGCTGTAACCCCATCAACGGGACCTGTCTGTATGTGGCATACAGGTCGTGTCGGACGATGGGCGTAATGGTCTTGGGGAGAGAAATACAACTTTCCGCTAACAAACGCTGTATTGATAACGG agTTCGCGATAGCGGTCCTGCTCTAATACCACCAAGATTTAATGGTCGCATTGATCAAGGCAGACCTCTCTACCAGAAAAATAGGTGGAAGGCGTGTAACCGGCTTTTTGGAGGGCGGAGTTGTGAGAGAATTATTATTAACCAATTTGATCAGGAACATGACACAAGAAGAATGGCTTTATTTAGAGACCTGTATGGTGCATGGTGA
- the LOC112562574 gene encoding TNF receptor-associated factor 4-like isoform X3, with product MNRKPQSGGVFKCPEDDKPLDYAKLYPDQEVATEIMNSLVRCTHYKDGCRWIDRLQNLQVHLDSCLFESVQCPNRCSAHLMRFNLDDHIEYLCPKRRVVCDFCAQEFPGDYMDQTHAGNCPKEVLWCENKCGAKLERRFLSNHMKNECHKRTVTCQYCDREFVYETLQTHQYQCPRFPVSCPNRCDPTKIPREEVEVHVQELCPSATTACPFKEAGCKYKCPRYSMEHHLQESQNTHLQLAWDLVRRQQQQISHLCSSLHATTHVTDGTFIWKISSYKAKYIEALYKNGKELVSQPFYTSRFGYKAALSVFLNGNGAGEGKYLSVYIKLMPGEYDNILEWPFRLPVSFTLFDQNEDVEMRAHLSESFVPDPTWKHFQKPVKNVDSLGFGYPKFVSNEILKTRDYIKDDSIIIRVSVDTKLFISP from the exons ATGAACAGAAAGCCGCAAAG TGGAGGAGTGTTCAAGTGTCCTGAAGATGACAAGCCACTAGACTATGCTAAG ctTTACCCAGATCAAGAAGTGGCAACAGAAATCATGAACAGCCTGGTGAGGTGCACACATTACAAAGATGGCTGCCGCTGGATTGACAGACTGCAGAACCTCCAG GTTCACCTCGATTCCTGTTTATTTGAATCTGTACAGTGTCCTAATCGATGCTCAGCTCACTTAATGCGTTTCAATCTGGATGACCATATTGAATACCTTTGCCCAAAACGACGCGTTGTCTGCGATTTTTGTGCCCAAGAGTTTCCAGGAGATTACATGGATCAG ACCCATGCAGGCAACTGCCCCAAGGAGGTGCTTTGGTGTGAAAACAAATGTGGTGCAAAGCTTGAGAGGCGATTCCTATCTAACCACATGAAGAATGAGTGCCACAAACGAACTGTAACTTGCCAATACTGCGACAGAGAGTTTGTCTATGAAACTTTGCAG ACTCATCAGTACCAGTGTCCAAGGTTTCCAGTCTCCTGCCCCAACCGCTGTGACCCCACCAAAATTCCACGTGAGGAAGTGGAAGTACACGTGCAGGAGCTGTGCCCATCTGCCACAACTGCCTGCCCATTTAAAGAGGCAGGGTGCAAGTACAAG TGCCCACGCTACAGTATGGAGCATCATCTGCAAGAGTCACAGAACACTCACCTTCAGCTGGCGTGGGATTTGGTCcggcgacagcagcagcaaatcTCACACCTTTGCAGTAGTTTGCATGCCACCACCCATGTCACGGATGGCACATTCATCTGGAAAATCTCCTCTTATAAGGCTAAATACATCGAGGCTCTCTATAAAAATGGGAAAGAGCTAGTGAGCCAACCCTTCTACACATCACGCTTTGGCTACAAGGCTGCTCTCTCAGTTTTTCTGAATGGAAATGGGGCAGGAGAAGGGAAATATCTTTCTGTTTACATTAAACTTATGCCTGGAGAATATGACAATATTCTTGAATGGCCGTTCCGCCTGCCCGTCTCCTTTACTTTGTTTGACCAGAATGAGGATGTTGAAATGAGAGCGCATTTATCAGAGAGTTTTGTGCCAGATCCAACctggaaacattttcaaaaaccTGTCAAAAATGTGGATTCTTTAGGGTTTGGATATCCAAAGTTTGTGTCAAATGAAATTCTGAAAACTCGAGACTATATTAAAGATGACTCTATCATAATAAGAGTAAGTGTGGACacaaagctttttatttcaCCTTGA
- the LOC112562574 gene encoding TNF receptor-associated factor 4-like isoform X4, producing the protein MNSLVRCTHYKDGCRWIDRLQNLQVHLDSCLFESVQCPNRCSAHLMRFNLDDHIEYLCPKRRVVCDFCAQEFPGDYMDQTHAGNCPKEVLWCENKCGAKLERRFLSNHMKNECHKRTVTCQYCDREFVYETLQTHQYQCPRFPVSCPNRCDPTKIPREEVEVHVQELCPSATTACPFKEAGCKYKCPRYSMEHHLQESQNTHLQLAWDLVRRQQQQISHLCSSLHATTHVTDGTFIWKISSYKAKYIEALYKNGKELVSQPFYTSRFGYKAALSVFLNGNGAGEGKYLSVYIKLMPGEYDNILEWPFRLPVSFTLFDQNEDVEMRAHLSESFVPDPTWKHFQKPVKNVDSLGFGYPKFVSNEILKTRDYIKDDSIIIRVSVDTKLFISP; encoded by the exons ATGAACAGCCTGGTGAGGTGCACACATTACAAAGATGGCTGCCGCTGGATTGACAGACTGCAGAACCTCCAG GTTCACCTCGATTCCTGTTTATTTGAATCTGTACAGTGTCCTAATCGATGCTCAGCTCACTTAATGCGTTTCAATCTGGATGACCATATTGAATACCTTTGCCCAAAACGACGCGTTGTCTGCGATTTTTGTGCCCAAGAGTTTCCAGGAGATTACATGGATCAG ACCCATGCAGGCAACTGCCCCAAGGAGGTGCTTTGGTGTGAAAACAAATGTGGTGCAAAGCTTGAGAGGCGATTCCTATCTAACCACATGAAGAATGAGTGCCACAAACGAACTGTAACTTGCCAATACTGCGACAGAGAGTTTGTCTATGAAACTTTGCAG ACTCATCAGTACCAGTGTCCAAGGTTTCCAGTCTCCTGCCCCAACCGCTGTGACCCCACCAAAATTCCACGTGAGGAAGTGGAAGTACACGTGCAGGAGCTGTGCCCATCTGCCACAACTGCCTGCCCATTTAAAGAGGCAGGGTGCAAGTACAAG TGCCCACGCTACAGTATGGAGCATCATCTGCAAGAGTCACAGAACACTCACCTTCAGCTGGCGTGGGATTTGGTCcggcgacagcagcagcaaatcTCACACCTTTGCAGTAGTTTGCATGCCACCACCCATGTCACGGATGGCACATTCATCTGGAAAATCTCCTCTTATAAGGCTAAATACATCGAGGCTCTCTATAAAAATGGGAAAGAGCTAGTGAGCCAACCCTTCTACACATCACGCTTTGGCTACAAGGCTGCTCTCTCAGTTTTTCTGAATGGAAATGGGGCAGGAGAAGGGAAATATCTTTCTGTTTACATTAAACTTATGCCTGGAGAATATGACAATATTCTTGAATGGCCGTTCCGCCTGCCCGTCTCCTTTACTTTGTTTGACCAGAATGAGGATGTTGAAATGAGAGCGCATTTATCAGAGAGTTTTGTGCCAGATCCAACctggaaacattttcaaaaaccTGTCAAAAATGTGGATTCTTTAGGGTTTGGATATCCAAAGTTTGTGTCAAATGAAATTCTGAAAACTCGAGACTATATTAAAGATGACTCTATCATAATAAGAGTAAGTGTGGACacaaagctttttatttcaCCTTGA
- the LOC112562574 gene encoding TNF receptor-associated factor 4-like isoform X2: MKIQPECSVDHGGVFKCPEDDKPLDYAKLYPDQEVATEIMNSLVRCTHYKDGCRWIDRLQNLQVHLDSCLFESVQCPNRCSAHLMRFNLDDHIEYLCPKRRVVCDFCAQEFPGDYMDQTHAGNCPKEVLWCENKCGAKLERRFLSNHMKNECHKRTVTCQYCDREFVYETLQTHQYQCPRFPVSCPNRCDPTKIPREEVEVHVQELCPSATTACPFKEAGCKYKCPRYSMEHHLQESQNTHLQLAWDLVRRQQQQISHLCSSLHATTHVTDGTFIWKISSYKAKYIEALYKNGKELVSQPFYTSRFGYKAALSVFLNGNGAGEGKYLSVYIKLMPGEYDNILEWPFRLPVSFTLFDQNEDVEMRAHLSESFVPDPTWKHFQKPVKNVDSLGFGYPKFVSNEILKTRDYIKDDSIIIRVSVDTKLFISP, from the exons TGGAGGAGTGTTCAAGTGTCCTGAAGATGACAAGCCACTAGACTATGCTAAG ctTTACCCAGATCAAGAAGTGGCAACAGAAATCATGAACAGCCTGGTGAGGTGCACACATTACAAAGATGGCTGCCGCTGGATTGACAGACTGCAGAACCTCCAG GTTCACCTCGATTCCTGTTTATTTGAATCTGTACAGTGTCCTAATCGATGCTCAGCTCACTTAATGCGTTTCAATCTGGATGACCATATTGAATACCTTTGCCCAAAACGACGCGTTGTCTGCGATTTTTGTGCCCAAGAGTTTCCAGGAGATTACATGGATCAG ACCCATGCAGGCAACTGCCCCAAGGAGGTGCTTTGGTGTGAAAACAAATGTGGTGCAAAGCTTGAGAGGCGATTCCTATCTAACCACATGAAGAATGAGTGCCACAAACGAACTGTAACTTGCCAATACTGCGACAGAGAGTTTGTCTATGAAACTTTGCAG ACTCATCAGTACCAGTGTCCAAGGTTTCCAGTCTCCTGCCCCAACCGCTGTGACCCCACCAAAATTCCACGTGAGGAAGTGGAAGTACACGTGCAGGAGCTGTGCCCATCTGCCACAACTGCCTGCCCATTTAAAGAGGCAGGGTGCAAGTACAAG TGCCCACGCTACAGTATGGAGCATCATCTGCAAGAGTCACAGAACACTCACCTTCAGCTGGCGTGGGATTTGGTCcggcgacagcagcagcaaatcTCACACCTTTGCAGTAGTTTGCATGCCACCACCCATGTCACGGATGGCACATTCATCTGGAAAATCTCCTCTTATAAGGCTAAATACATCGAGGCTCTCTATAAAAATGGGAAAGAGCTAGTGAGCCAACCCTTCTACACATCACGCTTTGGCTACAAGGCTGCTCTCTCAGTTTTTCTGAATGGAAATGGGGCAGGAGAAGGGAAATATCTTTCTGTTTACATTAAACTTATGCCTGGAGAATATGACAATATTCTTGAATGGCCGTTCCGCCTGCCCGTCTCCTTTACTTTGTTTGACCAGAATGAGGATGTTGAAATGAGAGCGCATTTATCAGAGAGTTTTGTGCCAGATCCAACctggaaacattttcaaaaaccTGTCAAAAATGTGGATTCTTTAGGGTTTGGATATCCAAAGTTTGTGTCAAATGAAATTCTGAAAACTCGAGACTATATTAAAGATGACTCTATCATAATAAGAGTAAGTGTGGACacaaagctttttatttcaCCTTGA